CcagtggctgccctgggcaTTGGTGCTGCGGTGGGCTTCTGTCACAAGGCGGATCAGCTCCcactcctcggcgctggggcgaTGCTGCAGGGACTTGATcatctcctccttctgctgccacTCCCGGTTCTCCTCGATCAGCTTCCGCTTGGCTACCTGCTTCGAGTCATCCAGCACCACTGCCGGACCCCCAGCATCAGCCAGGATCCCCCCACATCAGCCAGGACCCCCCATCCATgcatcccacagctgcagcatagCACCCCATGGTGaccccccccagcctcctcctgtggctgctctgggcatcCCAAATTGCCCCATAGCACCAGGACCCCAACCCACCTCCCAAAAGCCCCCCACTATCATCTGGGATGCCCCCCAGTCAGCTAGGACCCCCCATTCATGCATTCTACCCCACTGCTGCATCACATACCAGCCCAGTCCTGCAGCTACTCCGGGTACCCCAATGTGCCCCAGGGTGTCGGGACCCCAACCTGCCCCCCAGCCGAgcccccccacgccccccaaCTCACAGTCCATGGCCATGCCCACGGAGATGCACTTcttgaagcagcagagctggcactggtTGCGGGTGATCTTGTCGATGACACAGGAGTAGGTGGGGTGCAGGTTCTTCTGGATGGTCCGACGGAAAAATCCCTGGGGAGGGCATGGGGGAGTGACCcagtgagcactgctgagcccCCCTAGCCCCCTGCCCCAAGTCACCTTGCAGCCCTCACAGGCGATGCAGCGGTAGTGGTAGCTGGCGGCCTTGTCCCCGCACACCACGCACTGTTCATCTTTGTCCAGGTAACTAGGGATGTACCCTGCGGGGACCCCCaggtcagggacccccagggcaccccagagcagggacccccGCAGCGGGGACTCATGGGGTGCTCCATGACAGGGATTCCCATGACAGGGACCCTCAGGGCACCCCAAGTCAAGGACCCCTGGAACACCCTGTAGCAGGGACCTTCCCACACACCCCACATCAGGGATCCTCCAGGAATCCTGAGTCAGAGACCCCCTTGCATGCCTCACATCAGGGACACCCCACACACCCCATGCCAGGGACCCCCAGtaagccctcccctccctgtgcctcagtttcccctctgtCTGCACCCACTGTCTGCCCCACCactacccctgccctggcacgggAAGGGTTAAcactgggggtgtgggggggggtGCCTGAGCCCCCCACGCCAATAAAGCCCCCATTATCCCATTATCTGGCCGGGAACCGGCagcggggggggtccctgtccccctggcacACAGAGACCCACTGTCCCTGTCATTGTCCGTGGTCCCCCCGCCTGGCAGGCCAGGAACCAGCCCCCCACCAGAGTCCCCCCAGCCTCCCCACCACCGACTgctcagggaaactgaggcacagattgCCCATGATGCATGGGGCGGTCCCCAGCACCCTGGGCCCCTCATGTCCCTCCCGGGAGCCCACccttgtgttttgggggggctggaaTTGGGGATCCCCGAAGGGTgagagggatgggaaagggaccGGATGCCTGGGTCCCCCCTGCATGGAGCACCTGTAACTCAGGggagtgtccccagcaccccaggacCGCCGCACCCACCCGGGATCCCACAAACCCAGGCGTGGGCACCCCTCGAGCCCACTCTGGCGCTCTGCAGGTGCCGGAtgcgggggtccctgggtgctccctccctccgggagcggggcgggtgcAGGGGATGGGCGGGAGCCGGACGCTTGGGTTCCCCCCTGGCCCCCCATCGGGTCCCGCCGGCGCCGGCTGCTCCCcgccgggaatggggcagggcGGGGGGCAGTGCCCGCAGGGCCCCCCTTATCGCCCACCCCAGGGCGCTGCCGCCCCAATGGCGGCACCCCGACCCACGAGGCGccgagggggatgtgggggactGGGACCCCAGCAGAccctgcagggatgtggggtgcagggggggacATGGGAGTGGGGTATCCATGGGACTCTGGGGTgcctgggggacatggggaccttGGGGTGTCTGCCAGGGACATGGGGTGTCCACGGGACCCTGGCGTTCCTGGGGTGCTCACAGGGGATAAGGGGTGTCCGTGGGACTCCAGGGGACCCGGTCGAGACATGAGGCGTCCGTGGGACCCTGGGGTACCTGCATGGACACAGGAATCTTGGGGTGACCATGGGGGACAAGGGATGTCCATTGACTTTGGGGGACCCAGGTCATACatggggtggccaggggacccTGGCAAGGACTTGGGGCCCCCAGGGTGCCTGCCAGGGACATGGGGTGTCCGTGGCACCCTGACTTGCCTGAAGAGACTTGGGGACCCCAAGATGTCCACAAGGAACACGAAGGGTATCCAGGGGTCCCTGGTAAGGACTCGAGGCCCCTACAGTGCTCACACGGAGTGCCTGCAGAACCCGGCGAGCACATGAGGTACTCGGGGGACCCGGGGGTGCCCAGCAGGGCCATGGGGTGcccgggggggttcggggggtgCCGTGGGTCCCCGTACCTGACATGCTGCTCTTCACCAAACATTGGCTGCTCTTTCTTTTGCGCTTCCCATCCAGCCACCTACGGGAGGGGGGTGACAGGCTGAGAGGGTGCCCACGGATTCCCGCTGCACCCCCCCAAACTTCCAACagctcccccaaaacccccctcgaacccccttctctgctgggaaaTGGGCAGCCCCCACCCGGGGGTCCCAGCGCAGCGATGTCACAGGTGGGGTCCAGCCCGGGAgtgcgggatggggggggtaGGAGAgggccctggggaccccccccacccagAACACCCCtgtcgggacccccccccccctccgggACACGACACcgccctgggggggctgggaccgagcgggggaagggaagggaagggaagggaagggaagggaagggaagggaagggaagggaagggaagggaagggaagggaaggaaaagggtgggggaggggaaggaaaagggtgggggaggggctcctTCCCAGTCAAAGACAAAATGTCCTTTTGGCTGAGCGGAGAAGTGACGTCATCGGGGCTCAGCCAATGGCGGGCGGCGGGGGTCCGCGCGCGCCCGTCCCcgcggggggggcccggggccgcggggatCGGCACCTGCGGGGGGGGAGCCCCGGGGACCCCGCATCCCCCGGGGCCGCTCCAGCCCAAGGGGACCCCGGGCCGCCACCCCCCACCGGGGGCCCGAAATAGTCCCGGGGGGGGtggagggtgaggggagggggcggctggGAGAGGCACGAGTGGGGGGACACCATGGCGGGGCACGAGTGGGGGCATGTGggcgtggggacacagggacaccaggggaTGGACCTAGCCGGTGACatgtggggggcagggggacacgcAGGACATGGGCACGTGTGGGGATACCCAGAACGTGACATAGGGACACTTGCGGACATGTGGGgtacagcggggctgggggacacctggggtacGGTGATGtacaggacatggggacacccaggttCGGAACATGAGTGGGGACACATGGGGTGGACGGGGACATGGGCACAGGAACAAAAAGGGCacccaggacacagggacacacgagGCATGGACATATACACAACCACACAGGgacacatggggacacagggggtaCCCAGGGCACGGACACATACGTGACCACGCAGGGATGCATGAAGGCACACTGGGCACGACGACGCAAGAGACACAGTGGGCACTGGGACATggagacacttggggacacacaCGGCATTCGGAcacagagggcacagccagGTATGGGCCacacagggatgtgctgggacaCGCCAGGCGTGGTGCCACACGTGTCCGCCGCATGTCCCCGTGCTGGGGTGGGAGCTCACCGGGTGTCCTCTGGCTCCAACAGCGGGTCCAGGGTGCTGGGCTTCTGTTCCATTCACTGCAATTCCATCAAGGAGCGCTCAGCACCGACCGAGGGGGCTCCGGCGCCACGCGGGGGTCCACGGCTGGGGGGCCACGCCGCGCACCCCATGGTGCCCCTCAGTGCTCAGCACCGCGCAGCATCCCGGGCTGGATCCTGCGGGACAGGGGGGTCAGCCCAGACCAGCcgtgggggacacagaggggacacccagggagggGTGTGAAGCCATAAGGGACCCCCAGGAGCTGTGGCCACCGGGGAGGACTGGGTGTGAGCATgcaagaagggagggaaggaggagtataagggcaggagaaagagggggagcGGGGGCCTCACCTGGGCCACGCCCGGGGAGGCCGGCCCGGCCACAACCTCCCTAGGCTCTAAGGGAGCAAATGGCGGCAGGGGGCGAATTCCGGGGCTTCAAACACCTCGGCCCCACGCACCTGAGCCGGGCCCGGGACCGCcccagagccccggccccgcccggccccggggcccgccctgcccggcacgGGGGCGGCTCCATCGCTCGGGGCCCCGCCCCTCTCTCCCGGGCCGGACCCGCCCCGCgcaccggggccgctcccgggacCGGGGCTCCGGCTCCTGCTGGCGGCCGCTGCGGGTCCCGGGCGGCGCCGCCTCTTCCCCGGCGGGATTGGGGCTGGCATCGGGaccgggaggagccgctccgggacgggcgctggggccgagcccggcgctgccgctcctgctccggccggctctccgcggggagccggggctgtgccagcgcccgggcagccccgggatcccgaGCCGGGCCcgacgcgccgggccgggctccgctcagccctgagcccctcccggagcccgccttgggccccacgacgcggccccgggctctgccgccaGCCCCGGACGCGGCGCTGAGTCGCTGCTCCCGAGCTCTGCGTGAGGCCGGGGAGCCCGGCTTCGGGCTGTGCCTAAGGCAGGACTCGGAGCTCAGAGACACAGACTCGCCCTAGCCCGAAAAGCCCGCTTTGAGCATCAAAACACAGCCCTTGTGCTTTAATTCAGGTCCAGCAAAATGcagcacttcagtttctctttgtgagcccaaacacacaggactggctctcttcctcaagccctgaaaacaggatttagtCACTGTTTCGGAGTCCCAGCACTGGCCGTACCAACCTGCTCTCAGGACTCTGTAGATAGAGAAATGCTGCTaggaaggattttcttgctattttctaagtctgtgagagactgcacaaaatcccagcccctcccaagctgcagctcctcacaccaaacctcgggggaatccctggtgcttccaacactgctgcaaccccacctggagctgagcttccaAGGTGTCTAATCCACATGCAAGCCTGGATAGTCCAAAACctgcaggaaaagaggaggcaaaatgaaaaggaaaggggggggaaaaaacccagagttttgggttttccccgcgtttgcaacaggattgaagggcaggatagAGAGgtaaagaagtaccaaaggctgcagtATTTCAGGTGATTCAGAAGGGAGAACCCATTAGTTACAATAGCATTAGTAAAGGCAAACATCTCCTATTCCCTCATTTTAAGGGGTTCAGTTGAAGCAAACTcccctttttcagcattttaagggTTTAAATCCACACTTCTACCCATGCCCTGGCATCAAATCTCTCACAAGGGAGCGAGCCCAGTACATATATAACCTAATGCTGCCCAAGAGTCCATTacttttcttgttcttattcATGACACTTATGGCCCTAACTAGAAGCCCCAGCAGGAGCTACACCATTTATACTACTACTATTCTTCTCTTGCCTACTTAGTTGCCTACAGCATACTACCCAGGAATGACTAATGAACAATTACACATGTTAACAAGGAATTACCCAACTCACCTGCCTATGCTGCTGAGACAAGAAGCTTCTTCTCTTACCTGTTATCTACTCTTTTGGCAGGTGTGGCTGTAGTAAAAAAAGAAGGCACCTACAGAGCCCCTTACTCCCCTGGAATTTAAGTCAGAGCAGCCAAACAGCTACAACTCCTCCCAGTGCTTTTATCCCTGATAGTAAAAttgcctcctcccttttcccggGCATTGTGGGAACGAGAGGCGGGCCTGGCCAGGGGTATATTAACCCCAGTCCTGGGTAAAAGAGGCCCATTTCCTCTGTGGGGTTAGTTGGGGTAAGGGTGTCTTCTTATTTCTGTGAAGGGGGTCTTTTGggttttctcagctttttttcaGCAGGTACTTTTGGTATCTGAAGTAATAGAGGCTTTGAAGACTCTGTGAAGAAGATAGCATTAAGTGCATGGTTCATGGCAACTTCCTGAAATTCCAGATTGTGTCAGGTACGATACTTCAGTTTTTTCAGCAGATTCATtttgctgcaagaggaagctaCCCTGGGTCCAAGATGACATTGGAGATGGAGGCTTCTGATAGGTAAGCTAAGGACTGTAAGTATGAGTGGGAGTGGGAGCAGGGTCCCAGTTAGTAGCTGACTTGCTGGGATTTGGCTTGTATGCCACTCCACGGGTGcattgattttggttttctttgtcatAGCTGACTAAGATGCCAACCTGGTGATCACAGTGCCTTTGGAGAGGGCTGAGGTGGACTCCTTTTGCATCCAGTGTGGATTCACATTGTTGGTCACCTAAAAGCTAAGTTGGGGGCCAGGACCTAGAGATGGGATGATAGCAGGGTAGTGGGTTGGAAATTCCTGGGAGAGATGTAAAAATTAGTGTAGGGGAAAGGGATGCTCTCCAAGGGGCTTGTTAGGTAAGCTAAAGGGAGTAGCCCTACTTTTGATTGCAACTGTAGGGTGTGCAGCGCAGAGCAGTTCCAGTGTGTGTTGTCTCGTCCCGTGTGTGTTTTGTGTCTCTGGCATCCCTCGGATCAGATCTCTGTGCCTTTTATCCTTAAGGGGCTTATCATAAGCATTGGCCATCATCTCTAGCTTCTTGAACTTTCGTACTTCTTGGTAGGATGCCAatgtcacttgttcttttaccagTGGGCTTGGCCGCATCTTGGAATCACATCTTGGAAGCATTGAGTCAGATGTCTTTTGAGGCCTTGTTCCTGGCTGTACTGCCATCCATCCTTTCCAGCCGTGAGCTGTAATGTCCTGGGGCTTGCAAGATTGTCAGGAGATGGGAGCATTCTAAATGTGGCATTGTCTCTCACAGCCATCTTGATCATTGTGACTGACAGTTCTTAGAACAGGTCACtgttacagtcttttcttctgctccttagAGCCTCCTTCATCCACCATTGCCACACCCTCGGTTGTCTCTTTTGGCGTcgtctcttcttcttgccatcGTTCTTCTTGCCGAGAGCTTTTTTTATCATCCTTGTGTCCTACTGTTTGTAGTATAATGTGTTGAGTTTGTGTCTCACCTGGAATTGCTCTGCCCTGTAGAGTAGTCCTGAGGAGGGGTAggtggagaagaaaggagactTTAGAGGGaaccttttgctttgcttagcCACCCGAGCCACGCCTCGCACAGAGTGACTGTGGCTAGTCTGTGTGGTGTTCAGTGCAGATGTGGGAGTGGTGCAGTGGTGTCTTGCAGTTTTATAGTAGTTTGTCCTAAGGCCCACTGTTGTGGGATCCTAGGCAGTTTGCTTTGAGGAATGAGAACTTGGGAAAGGCTAAGCTTTCCCTGTCTGGGTAACTTTGACAAATAATTCTTTTGCAGATGGCTAGGATGTAAACCTGGTATGAACAGAGGAGACCAGAGGAGCACAGCAACGAGGTGGGTCGGTGCCTGAAGTCCAAGCTATGGCCTGACTTTGGGCTCTACGTTTACCTCACTGTTGGGACTTTCATTTTGAAGATGTGAAGTGCTTGAAGCAGCAGGGTATTGGCACTGGGGGGACCATGAGCTGGATGAGTATTGATTCCAGCACAGAACTGGATGTTACTGGAG
This Aphelocoma coerulescens isolate FSJ_1873_10779 chromosome 3, UR_Acoe_1.0, whole genome shotgun sequence DNA region includes the following protein-coding sequences:
- the LOC138107487 gene encoding thyroid hormone receptor alpha-like isoform X7 — protein: MEQKPSTLDPLLEPEDTRWLDGKRKRKSSQCLVKSSMSGYIPSYLDKDEQCVVCGDKAASYHYRCIACEGCKVTWGRGLGGLSSAHWVTPPCPPQGFFRRTIQKNLHPTYSCVIDKITRNQCQLCCFKKCISVGMAMDCSQAEADRGEPGVAAEGGDDQVPAASPQRRGVGADPPCDRSPPQHQCPGQPLEAEAEIPDLTGLICVEKIEKCQEMYLLAFEHYINYRKHNIPRFWPKLLMKFVFCSALVPAQHSRCCR
- the LOC138107487 gene encoding thyroid hormone receptor alpha-like isoform X4; this translates as MEQKPSTLDPLLEPEDTRWLDGKRKRKSSQCLVKSSMSGYIPSYLDKDEQCVVCGDKAASYHYRCIACEGCKVTWGRGLGGLSSAHWVTPPCPPQGFFRRTIQKNLHPTYSCVIDKITRNQCQLCCFKKCISVGMAMDCSQAEADRGEPGVAAEGGDDQVPAASPQRRGVGADPPCDRSPPQHQCPGQPLEAEAEIPDLTGLICVEKIEKCQEMYLLAFEHYINYRKHNIPRFWPKLLMKPWRTCAAITGQGSGGAQAAALQEIRDLLPTAETASKCNSQNSLLRP
- the LOC138107487 gene encoding thyroid hormone receptor alpha-like isoform X5, which produces MEQKPSTLDPLLEPEDTRWLDGKRKRKSSQCLVKSSMSGYIPSYLDKDEQCVVCGDKAASYHYRCIACEGCKVTWGRGLGGLSSAHWVTPPCPPQGFFRRTIQKNLHPTYSCVIDKITRNQCQLCCFKKCISVGMAMDCSQAEADRGEPGVAAEGGDDQVPAASPQRRGVGADPPCDRSPPQHQCPGQPLEAEAEIPDLTGLICVEKIEKCQEMYLLAFEHYINYRKHNIPRFWPKLLMKPWRTCAAITGQGSGGAQAAALQEIRDLLPTAETARPK
- the LOC138107487 gene encoding thyroid hormone receptor alpha-like isoform X8; the encoded protein is MEQKPSTLDPLLEPEDTRWLDGKRKRKSSQCLVKSSMSGYIPSYLDKDEQCVVCGDKAASYHYRCIACEGCKVTWGRGLGGLSSAHWVTPPCPPQGFFRRTIQKNLHPTYSCVIDKITRNQCQLCCFKKCISVGMAMDLVLDDSKQVAKRKLIEENREWQQKEEMIKSLQHRPSAEEWELIRLVTEAHRSTNAQGSHWKQKRKFLT
- the LOC138107487 gene encoding thyroid hormone receptor alpha-like isoform X9; the encoded protein is MEQKPSTLDPLLEPEDTRWLDGKRKRKSSQCLVKSSMSGYIPSYLDKDEQCVVCGDKAASYHYRCIACEGCKGFFRRTIQKNLHPTYSCVIDKITRNQCQLCCFKKCISVGMAMDLVLDDSKQVAKRKLIEENREWQQKEEMIKSLQHRPSAEEWELIRLVTEAHRSTNAQGSHWKQKRKFLT